The Linepithema humile isolate Giens D197 chromosome 2, Lhum_UNIL_v1.0, whole genome shotgun sequence genome has a segment encoding these proteins:
- the RpS25 gene encoding small ribosomal subunit protein eS25 isoform X1 yields MLDSFLQPPKKDTKSSSKQPQKTQKKKEGGSGGKAKKKKWSKGKVRDKLNNQVLFDKPTYEKLLKEVPQYKLITPSIVSERLKIRGSLARRALIELQQKGLIKQVVQHHAQLIYTRTTKGDDPAV; encoded by the exons ATGTTGGACTCTTTTTTACAGCCGCCTAAAAAGGATACAAAGAGTTCGTCCAAGCAACCTCAGAAAACCCAGAAGAAGAAGGAGGGTGGATCTGGTGGAAAAGCTAAAAAGAAG aagTGGTCAAAAGGAAAAGTACGTGACAAGTTAAACAATCAAGTTCTTTTTGATAAGCCTACATATGAGAAACTATTGAAGGAAGTACCGCAGTACAAGCTAATCACACCTTCGATTGTTAGTGAGAGGTTAAAGATCAGAGGATCTCTTGCCAGACGAGCGTTGATAGAGCTTCAACAGAAGGGCTTGATCAAGCAAGTCGTGCAACATCATGCACAACTTATCTATACACGTACTACTAAGGGAGACGATCCAGCAgtgtaa
- the RpS25 gene encoding small ribosomal subunit protein eS25 isoform X2, with amino-acid sequence MPPKKDTKSSSKQPQKTQKKKEGGSGGKAKKKKWSKGKVRDKLNNQVLFDKPTYEKLLKEVPQYKLITPSIVSERLKIRGSLARRALIELQQKGLIKQVVQHHAQLIYTRTTKGDDPAV; translated from the exons ATG CCGCCTAAAAAGGATACAAAGAGTTCGTCCAAGCAACCTCAGAAAACCCAGAAGAAGAAGGAGGGTGGATCTGGTGGAAAAGCTAAAAAGAAG aagTGGTCAAAAGGAAAAGTACGTGACAAGTTAAACAATCAAGTTCTTTTTGATAAGCCTACATATGAGAAACTATTGAAGGAAGTACCGCAGTACAAGCTAATCACACCTTCGATTGTTAGTGAGAGGTTAAAGATCAGAGGATCTCTTGCCAGACGAGCGTTGATAGAGCTTCAACAGAAGGGCTTGATCAAGCAAGTCGTGCAACATCATGCACAACTTATCTATACACGTACTACTAAGGGAGACGATCCAGCAgtgtaa